The following are encoded together in the Variovorax sp. PBS-H4 genome:
- a CDS encoding ring-cleaving dioxygenase — MSIIKGFHHLTACVSGAQEDVDFYVKLLGQSLVKKTVLLDGEDPIYHLYYGNPKGDAGTLVTSFPFSQKGVKGRRGSGQIRVINYSVPAGSLDFWRARFAAHGVAFDKDVVERFGEQRQRFHHPCGIEFDLVASDRDPRLPCLADDIPEAFAIRGVHSITLSLREVAESITFMQEAIDFRYAGQAGPYHRFETHGGAPGTIVEFLHEPDRLQGSSIYGEGTIHHVAFAVDSEAQQMQIKDKLMGMGYIDTSESVNRNYFRSMYFKMPGGVIFEAATTDIGFAIDEEPGHFGEEFQLPPWLEDRKHELLGRLEPISV, encoded by the coding sequence ATGTCGATCATCAAAGGCTTTCATCACCTGACCGCCTGCGTCAGCGGGGCTCAGGAAGACGTGGATTTCTACGTCAAGCTGCTCGGCCAGAGCCTGGTCAAGAAGACCGTGCTGCTGGACGGGGAAGACCCGATCTACCACCTCTACTACGGCAACCCGAAGGGCGATGCCGGAACGCTGGTCACGTCTTTTCCCTTCAGCCAGAAAGGCGTGAAGGGACGGCGCGGCTCCGGCCAGATTCGCGTCATCAACTACTCCGTGCCCGCGGGTTCGCTGGACTTCTGGCGCGCGCGCTTCGCCGCCCATGGGGTCGCCTTCGACAAGGACGTGGTCGAGCGCTTCGGCGAGCAGCGCCAGCGCTTTCATCACCCCTGCGGCATCGAGTTCGACCTGGTCGCTTCCGATCGCGACCCGCGCTTGCCGTGCCTGGCCGATGACATCCCCGAAGCCTTCGCCATCCGTGGCGTGCACAGCATCACGCTGTCGCTGCGCGAGGTGGCCGAATCGATCACCTTCATGCAGGAGGCCATCGACTTCCGCTATGCGGGCCAGGCGGGGCCGTACCACCGCTTCGAGACGCATGGCGGTGCGCCCGGCACCATCGTCGAGTTCCTTCATGAGCCGGATCGCCTGCAGGGGTCGTCGATCTATGGCGAAGGCACCATCCACCATGTCGCCTTCGCGGTCGACAGCGAAGCGCAGCAGATGCAGATCAAGGACAAGCTGATGGGCATGGGCTACATCGACACCTCCGAGTCGGTCAACCGGAACTACTTTCGCTCGATGTATTTCAAGATGCCGGGGGGCGTGATCTTCGAGGCGGCCACGACCGACATCGGGTTTGCCATCGACGAGGAACCGGGTCACTTCGGCGAAGAGTTCCAGCTGCCGCCATGGCTCGAAGATCGCAAGCATGAACTGCTCGGCCGCCTGGAGCCGATCTCGGTATGA
- a CDS encoding glutathione S-transferase family protein — translation MLRLYDSRFSGNCWKVRLLLNQLGIPFERVTLDLVKGEAASPAFQQKSRFARVPALELEDGRTLVESGAILLYLAEGTRFVPEDPFLRAEVLGWLFFEQADLQKPIAIPRVFHLRGLAADRAEDIARFQKDGDAALAKLEHWLDGHTWMVGERYTLADLAVSCYVSLAGQGGYDMARYPAIQAWTRRVGEQPGWMPLLSGD, via the coding sequence ATGCTTCGCCTCTATGACAGCCGTTTCTCCGGCAACTGCTGGAAAGTCCGCCTCCTGCTGAACCAGCTCGGAATTCCGTTCGAACGGGTGACACTCGATCTCGTCAAAGGAGAAGCCGCAAGCCCGGCGTTCCAGCAGAAGAGCCGCTTCGCGCGGGTCCCGGCACTCGAACTCGAGGACGGTCGAACGCTGGTCGAGTCGGGCGCCATCCTGCTCTACCTGGCCGAGGGCACCCGCTTCGTGCCCGAGGACCCGTTCCTGCGCGCAGAGGTGCTGGGCTGGCTGTTCTTCGAGCAGGCGGATCTTCAGAAGCCGATTGCGATACCACGCGTCTTCCACCTGCGGGGGTTGGCTGCCGACCGGGCGGAAGACATCGCCCGCTTTCAGAAGGACGGCGACGCTGCCCTGGCGAAACTCGAACATTGGCTCGACGGGCACACCTGGATGGTCGGCGAGCGGTACACGCTCGCCGACCTGGCGGTCTCGTGCTATGTGTCGCTCGCCGGGCAAGGCGGCTACGACATGGCCCGCTACCCCGCCATCCAGGCGTGGACACGCCGCGTCGGCGAGCAGCCCGGATGGATGCCGCTGCTGAGCGGCGACTGA
- the wrbA gene encoding NAD(P)H:quinone oxidoreductase: protein MNAFFKPKVLVAFYSRNSSTELLAKAIAEGAAGEGAEVRLRRAREVVGPAVMQQSPGWSERAEQMNARYEAPTEADAEWADAIVLGTPTRFGSISSELKAYIDGLGGLWFQGKLNGKVGSAFGATSSLHGGNESTLLSMYTPMAHLGLVIVPLGYADAAMFKAGTPYGATHVSKLDTVEPDAEHLDVARFQGRRVATVARALRGGANVESVA, encoded by the coding sequence ATGAACGCCTTCTTCAAACCCAAGGTCCTGGTCGCCTTCTACTCGCGCAACAGCTCGACCGAGCTGCTGGCCAAGGCGATTGCCGAAGGTGCGGCAGGCGAGGGCGCCGAGGTGCGGCTGCGCCGGGCTCGCGAAGTGGTCGGTCCGGCCGTCATGCAGCAGTCGCCCGGCTGGTCAGAGCGCGCGGAACAGATGAACGCGCGGTACGAGGCGCCGACCGAAGCGGACGCCGAATGGGCCGACGCGATCGTGCTGGGCACGCCGACACGCTTCGGCTCCATCTCTTCGGAGCTGAAGGCCTACATCGATGGGCTCGGGGGACTGTGGTTCCAGGGCAAGCTCAACGGCAAGGTGGGCTCGGCATTCGGTGCGACCTCGTCGCTGCATGGCGGCAACGAGTCGACCTTGTTGTCGATGTACACGCCGATGGCGCACCTGGGGCTGGTCATCGTTCCGCTCGGCTATGCCGATGCCGCGATGTTCAAGGCCGGTACGCCGTATGGCGCAACGCATGTATCGAAGCTCGACACGGTCGAGCCCGATGCCGAGCACCTCGACGTGGCGCGCTTTCAGGGGCGGCGCGTGGCCACGGTCGCCAGGGCACTGCGAGGCGGAGCAAACGTCGAGTCTGTCGCCTGA
- a CDS encoding LysR substrate-binding domain-containing protein: MLDLKDVYYFVQVVDRGGFTSAGQALRLPKSTLSHRVQELEASLGVRLLNRTSRQFGTTDIGKEFYQYAVAMLRSSDIAEEAIRQRLAEPSGVIRITTAVEIAQFALRDLLPVFLNRHPKVQIVEIATDRLVDIVGEGFDLAIRGHTSPLQNSTLVQRAIASAPWYLFASPAYLAKMKEPQSPEDLLHHASISIVRNGPVQWQLKGPGGKEFVVAMAPRFQSNSMVSLKEAACAGVGIAALPGYICRNELVAGSLRQILPGWIAADARIAALIPYRTGLLPAVRSLVDFLALEIPKVTGFAGH; this comes from the coding sequence ATGCTCGATCTCAAGGACGTCTACTACTTCGTGCAGGTCGTCGACCGCGGCGGCTTCACCTCCGCCGGCCAGGCGCTGCGCCTGCCCAAATCGACGCTGAGCCACCGCGTGCAGGAACTCGAGGCGTCGCTGGGCGTGCGGCTGCTCAACCGGACGTCGCGCCAGTTCGGCACGACCGACATCGGCAAGGAGTTCTACCAGTACGCGGTCGCGATGCTGCGCAGTTCGGACATTGCCGAAGAGGCCATTCGACAGCGTCTCGCCGAACCCAGCGGGGTCATCCGCATCACGACGGCGGTGGAGATCGCGCAGTTCGCATTGCGCGACCTGCTGCCGGTCTTCCTGAACCGCCACCCCAAGGTCCAGATCGTCGAGATCGCGACCGACAGGCTGGTCGACATCGTGGGCGAGGGCTTCGACCTGGCCATTCGCGGGCATACGTCGCCGCTGCAGAATTCGACCCTCGTGCAGCGCGCCATCGCGAGCGCGCCCTGGTACCTGTTCGCCAGCCCGGCCTATCTGGCGAAGATGAAGGAACCGCAAAGCCCCGAAGATCTTCTGCACCACGCCAGCATCTCCATCGTGCGGAACGGCCCGGTGCAGTGGCAGCTGAAGGGCCCCGGTGGCAAGGAGTTCGTCGTCGCCATGGCCCCGCGCTTCCAGAGCAACAGCATGGTGTCGCTCAAGGAAGCCGCGTGTGCCGGCGTCGGGATCGCGGCATTGCCGGGCTATATCTGCCGCAATGAGCTCGTGGCCGGCTCGCTTCGCCAGATCCTGCCGGGCTGGATCGCGGCCGATGCCCGCATCGCGGCACTCATTCCCTATCGAACCGGACTGCTGCCCGCGGTGCGATCGCTGGTCGACTTCCTGGCGCTGGAGATCCCGAAGGTCACGGGCTTCGCAGGCCACTGA
- a CDS encoding nitroreductase encodes MNSLIDELICERRTKRGFLDRPVPVETVRDILSVAKYAPSSSNTQPWRCYVVTGEARNRVTTAAVEAFRAGPEKLAPEYPFFPQPLHDPYSSRFNTFRGQLGDAQGVHRSDKVGRMRDVERQFLFFDAPVGIIFTMDRRLEWASFICYGCFLQNIMLAAKARDLDTCPQQIWSLQYPVLRAELGIPEGEMVVAGMSLGYADNSMPENRMALHKLEVEEFTTFIAA; translated from the coding sequence ATGAACTCGCTCATCGACGAACTCATTTGCGAGCGGCGCACCAAGCGCGGCTTCCTGGACCGACCCGTACCCGTCGAGACGGTGAGGGACATCCTCTCCGTCGCGAAGTACGCGCCCAGTTCCAGCAACACGCAGCCGTGGCGATGCTACGTGGTCACGGGCGAGGCACGCAACCGCGTGACCACGGCGGCCGTCGAGGCGTTCCGCGCCGGGCCCGAGAAGCTCGCTCCCGAGTACCCCTTCTTTCCGCAGCCGCTGCACGATCCCTACTCGTCGCGCTTCAACACCTTCCGTGGCCAGCTCGGCGACGCGCAGGGCGTGCACCGCAGCGACAAGGTGGGCCGCATGCGGGACGTGGAGCGGCAGTTCCTCTTCTTCGATGCCCCGGTCGGGATCATCTTCACGATGGACAGGCGCCTGGAATGGGCCAGCTTCATCTGCTACGGATGCTTCCTGCAGAACATCATGCTTGCTGCCAAGGCACGGGACCTGGACACCTGTCCGCAGCAGATCTGGTCTCTCCAGTACCCGGTGCTCCGCGCCGAACTCGGAATTCCCGAAGGCGAGATGGTCGTCGCGGGAATGTCGCTCGGCTATGCGGACAACAGCATGCCGGAGAACCGGATGGCCTTGCACAAGCTGGAAGTGGAGGAGTTCACCACCTTCATCGCCGCCTGA